The genomic window GTTTCATCTCTTCAAAATTTGCTCTGTAAGGAAAAATGAGAAACAATTCTTCTCTCCTTATTCTGAAGTTTTTATGTAAAATTTCCCAATCTTTTTCTAATACTTTTATCATTTTTAGTTACTTGCTTTAATTTTAGAAACTATTTCATCTGTCAGTAATGGCGATTCCCAAATGCCAAGAATGTAGGTGATATCTTCTCCCAGCATATCTTCTCCCGCTCCTCTAGGTTGATAATTATATTGCCAACGACGAAATTCTATCAATAAAAATTTTTGATTAGATTCGGTATCTTCAAAGTATACAACATTAGCTGCAGTATCATAGAGTTTGTTTAGAAATGAATTATCTGAGACTAGTTTATCAGGAGATATTTGGTTTTGAGCCAATTTTACATCATAATGTTTCTCAAAGAATAACATTTCTTCTTTACTAAATTGGTTTTCTTTTAATCTTTGATAAAAATTATATTTTACCTTAACTTTATTTTCCTTTAACAAAAGAAAAATTTCAGGTCTAATCAATTCGGTTTTGATTTTACAAATACCTTCAGAAAGTAGTTTTTCAGTACCATTTCCATATATTTCGGTTTGAATACAGTAGAAGTTTTCTATTAATTTCATTTGGAAGATTGGGTTAAATAAAAAAGTCTTTTGAAAACCAAAAGACTTATATTTTTTTAGCTAATAACACTAATGACAATAAATAAGATTACAAGCGCTATTACAGCAAATTTCATAAATTTTGATGATTGCATAGTGAAGATTTAAATGGTTTTACATCTGATATTAGCAAATATAATTTTTTATTTGAAACTAAAACCAAAATAAATTGAAACAAAAAAGTTTTAAAAACTCCAATTTTTATATTTTCCAGTACCTGCAATTTTCAGGAATCATTTCTAAAAATTGATTCTGATTTTCTATAAAAATACCTTTCCAGCCTTCAATAATTCTATTTTCTAAAGCTTGGTCAAAAAAGTTATTATAAAGTTCCTTATGGTCAAAGTCTATATACAAACTAGGAAGATAAGTGCTTTTATCTATATCTGAATATTCAGTTTTAAATGCATTGTGTATACTTTCAAATTCAATTTTTAAAGATTCTATTTCTTGAAAATAATTATCATTAAGAATGTCATTTTCCCAATCGTCTAAAAGCCACCATGAGTTTTCTCCAAAATAAAGAGATAGTTTGCCATCTAATTTTAGGACAGCGAATATTCCATTCTGAAATTTGCTAAAATAAGAATTCATTATTTCTAAGAATTTGTGTTTATGGTAAAAAAAAAGCTCCGAAGAATCCAGAGCTTTTGAAATATATTTTATAGAAAGACTATTCTTCTTTCATGGTATGATAAACGTTCATTACGTCATCATCTTCTTCTATTTTTTCGATCAATTTCTCAACGTCGGCGATTTGAGCTTCAGTCAATTCTTTAGTGATTTGCGGAATACGCTCAAAACCAGAAGAAAGGATTTCAAGACCTCTGTTTTCTAATTCTTTCTGTAAAGCACCAAAACTTCCAAAAGGAGCATAGATTAAGATTCCGTCCTCGTCTTCAAAAACCTCTTCAGCACCAAAATCAATTAATTCTAATTCTAATTCCTCAGCATCGATACCATCTTTTGCAATTCTGAAGTTGCAAGTATGGTCAAACATAAACTCAACAGAACCTTGAGTTCCCATTGTTCCGTTACATTTGTTGAAATAACTACGGATGTTAGCTACAGTTCTATTATTGTTATCAGAAGCAGTTTCAATTAAGATTGCAATTCCGTGAGGAGCGTATCCTTCAAACAAAATTTCTTTATAGTTAGCAGTATCTTTATTACTTGCATTTTTAATAGCGCGCTCCACATTGTCTTTAGGCATGTTTGCGGCTTTCGCGTTTTGTATAACAGCTCTTAATCTAGAATTGGCGTCTGGGTTTGGTCCGCCTTCTTTAACAGCCATTACGATATCTTTACCAATTCTGGTAAATGTTTTGGCCATTGCTGACCAACGTTTCATTTTTCTTCCTTTTCTAAATTCGAACGCTCTTCCCATTTCTAATTTTTAGTTTTGTGATGCAAAAATACGGTTTTCCTAATTTTTACAAAAACAAAATTGTTCTTTTTTGTTTCAAGTTTCAGGTTTCAAGTTACTTGATTTGTGTTGAATTTAACCGCAAAGTGCACGATCCCGATAGCTATCGGGAACGCAAAGCACGCGAAGAAATTTTTAAACTAGGCTAT from Flavobacterium sp. KACC 22763 includes these protein-coding regions:
- a CDS encoding YebC/PmpR family DNA-binding transcriptional regulator, with the protein product MGRAFEFRKGRKMKRWSAMAKTFTRIGKDIVMAVKEGGPNPDANSRLRAVIQNAKAANMPKDNVERAIKNASNKDTANYKEILFEGYAPHGIAILIETASDNNNRTVANIRSYFNKCNGTMGTQGSVEFMFDHTCNFRIAKDGIDAEELELELIDFGAEEVFEDEDGILIYAPFGSFGALQKELENRGLEILSSGFERIPQITKELTEAQIADVEKLIEKIEEDDDVMNVYHTMKEE